The Flavobacterium commune genome contains a region encoding:
- a CDS encoding cell division protein ZapA, giving the protein MDEKLKIKISIADRVYPLTVDPSQEEGLRSASKKIDNMIKQFEENYAVRDKQDVLAMCALQFASQVEQKQIDNAINGDETIDRIQKINAILDENL; this is encoded by the coding sequence ATGGACGAAAAGCTTAAAATTAAAATATCAATTGCAGACAGAGTCTATCCGTTAACGGTAGATCCCTCACAGGAAGAAGGTCTTAGAAGTGCTTCTAAAAAAATTGATAATATGATTAAGCAATTCGAAGAAAATTATGCCGTTCGCGATAAACAGGACGTTTTAGCCATGTGTGCTTTGCAATTTGCATCGCAGGTAGAGCAAAAACAGATTGACAATGCTATCAATGGAGATGAAACTATTGATAGAATTCAGAAAATTAATGCTATTTTAGACGAAAATCTTTAA